The Arctopsyche grandis isolate Sample6627 chromosome 10, ASM5162203v2, whole genome shotgun sequence genome window below encodes:
- the LOC143917832 gene encoding putative defense protein 3 — protein MTSTKQLSRVFIAITMVIAFFATSSLQYSTGAPSEACITMLPHHGAAVPQSTLSPYSFTVSSSHVVQGSNVKVLISTHRYKYIKGFILQARCALDQNRILGHWTNLSSFTKTTSCNSKDDTVTHVSNVNKQRLPFQWNAPPDFLGAVIFTATIAENFDIFWNGVKSNSLFVTSDLTTSTTSETSPKSTFTISCSQLTIQNNTLICKLKDGPLDMITWRK, from the exons atgacATCAACAAAACAATTAAGCCGTGTTTTCATAGCAATTACAATGGTAATTGCTTTTTTTGCAACATCAAGTTTGCAATATTCTACTGGAGCGCCATCTGAG GCTTGCATTACAATGCTACCCCACCACGGGGCTGCAGTACCGCAATCTACACTGTCGCCTTACAGTTTCACAGTGTCATCATCACATGTGGTACAAGGATCAAATGTAAAGGTTTTAATTTCAACTCATCGCTATAAATATATCAAAGGGTTTATACTCCAAGCTAGATGTGCTCtg GACCAGAATCGAATTTTAGGTCATTGGACAAATCTTTCTAGTTTCACAAAAACTACAAGTTGTAATTCAAAAGACGATACGGTGACCCATGTTTCTAATGTAAATAAACAAAGGCTTCCTTTTCAATGGAATGCACCCCCAGATTTCCTAGGAGCAGTTATTTTTAC GGCAACTATTGCTGAAAACTTCGACATCTTCTGGAACGGCGTTAAATCTAATAGTTTATTTGTTACATCCGATTTGACAACATCTACTACTAGTGAAACTTCCCCAAAATCTACATTCACCATATCCTGCAGCCAATTGACTATTCAAAATAACAcattaatttgtaaattgaaAGACGGGCCATTGGATATGATTACGTGGAGAAAGTAA